One part of the Coffea eugenioides isolate CCC68of chromosome 10, Ceug_1.0, whole genome shotgun sequence genome encodes these proteins:
- the LOC113748641 gene encoding receptor like protein kinase S.2-like isoform X2, with amino-acid sequence MPNKDLSTCLSRKNISGNNTQSPFLDWITRLKIATEVAESLYYLHHQCVPPLVHRDIQAGSILLDDKFEVRLGSLYKVCAEEKDIAPNTIARGSNQGTPGTSNASYATCAYDVYSFGKVLLELVTRKQGFSATENSIMKDWMENVLAYIIPDKEELLVNIVESTLSSDKHLLSQVLAVSFIAKACLSPESSERPHMAHILLALDHIISARFGGENFKPIGHHGSESTALVIAKILQESEIVGRMPKATGNATLGSRTALKEGYQNGGSFVHPKLTIFSYSELMVATRGFRSDAVLREGEFSAITQAWLQDKSTSKSSSEALVAVRKFYSQNMLLLNDWQSRVCLLGRLSHPNLVEFLGYCLEDKELFVVHEYMQNGSLENHLFRTSSDVRPLSWDIRIKILIGAARGLAFLHAAEWQGYYEYFGTSDILLDGSYNAKISGIGTTKIVRRNVFNEVHPLWYERGKYFNAPPEYDLRKKYPNRAYECEGRCVWFWCGIG; translated from the exons AGGTTGAAGATAGCAACTGAAGTTGCTGAGAGTTTGTATTATCTACATCATCAGTGTGTCCCTCCCCTTGTCCATAG AGACATTCAAGCAGGCAGCATACTTCTCGACGACAAGTTTGAAGTGAGGTTAGGAAGCCTTTATAAAGTCTGTGCTGAAGAAAAAGACATTGCTCCGAATACCATTGCTAG GGGATCCAACCAAGGCACTCCTG GTACGTCTAATGCAAGTTATGCAACATGTGCCTATGATGTTTATAGCTTTGGGAAAGTTTTGCTCGAGCTAGTCACGAGAAAGCAGGGTTTTAGTGCAACTGAAAATTCCATCATGAAGGATTGGATGGAAAATGTGCTGGCTTATATCATTCCTGATAAAGAGGAACTCCTTGTAAACATTGTGGAGTCGACTTTATCCTCGGATAAGCATCTTTTGTCCCAAGTATTGGCAGTTTCATTTATCGCTAAGGCATGTCTCAGTCCTGAATCTTCTGAAAGGCCCCATATGGCACATATACTTTTGGCCTTAGATCATATTATATCAGCAAGGTTTGGTGGTGAAAATTTCAAGCCTATTGGTCATCATGGCTCAGAGAGTACAGCTCTGGTGATTGCAAAGATACTACAGGAATCTGAAATAGTAG GAAGGATGCCAAAGGCAACTGGCAATGCAACACTAGGCAGCCGCACTGCCTTAAAAGAGGGTTATCAAAATGGGGGCAGCTTTGTTCATCCCAAGTTGACTATTTTCTCTTATTCTGAACTCATGGTTGCAACCAGAGGTTTCAGGAGTGATGCAGTGCTGAGAGAAGGCGAATTCAGTGCAATAACCCAAGCTTGGCTTCAAGACAAATCCACATCAAAGAGTAGCAGTGAAGCACTAGTTGCTGTTAGAAAATTTTACTCTCAAAATATGCTACTATTAAATGATTGGCAG TCTCGGGTATGCTTGCTTGGAAGGCTCTCACATCCAAACTTAGTTGAGTTCCTTGGATATTGTTTGGAAGACAAAGAGCTATTCGTTGTTCATGAATATATGCAAAATGGCAGCCTAGAGAACCATCTCTTTAGAA CAAGCTCCGATGTTCGGCCACTTTCTTGGGACATAAGAATTAAGATCCTAATTGGAGCAGCTCGAGGCCTGGCATTCTTGCATGCGGCAGAGTGGCAAGGTTACTATGAATACTTCGGCACCTCAGACATCTTGCTTGATGGT TCTTACAATGCCAAGATATCAGGTATTGGCACAACAAAGATTGTTCGTCGAAATGTCTTTAATGAAGTACATCCTCTTTGGTATGAAAGGGGAAAGTATTTTAATGCTCCTCCTGAGTATGATCTGAGAAAAAAATATCCCAACAG GGCTTATGAATGTGAAGGGCGATGTGTTTGGTTTTGGTGTGGTATTGGCTGA
- the LOC113748641 gene encoding receptor like protein kinase S.2-like isoform X1 — MPNKDLSTCLSRKNISGNNTQSPFLDWITRLKIATEVAESLYYLHHQCVPPLVHRDIQAGSILLDDKFEVRLGSLYKVCAEEKDIAPNTIARLGWGSNQGTPGTSNASYATCAYDVYSFGKVLLELVTRKQGFSATENSIMKDWMENVLAYIIPDKEELLVNIVESTLSSDKHLLSQVLAVSFIAKACLSPESSERPHMAHILLALDHIISARFGGENFKPIGHHGSESTALVIAKILQESEIVGRMPKATGNATLGSRTALKEGYQNGGSFVHPKLTIFSYSELMVATRGFRSDAVLREGEFSAITQAWLQDKSTSKSSSEALVAVRKFYSQNMLLLNDWQSRVCLLGRLSHPNLVEFLGYCLEDKELFVVHEYMQNGSLENHLFRTSSDVRPLSWDIRIKILIGAARGLAFLHAAEWQGYYEYFGTSDILLDGSYNAKISGIGTTKIVRRNVFNEVHPLWYERGKYFNAPPEYDLRKKYPNRAYECEGRCVWFWCGIG, encoded by the exons AGGTTGAAGATAGCAACTGAAGTTGCTGAGAGTTTGTATTATCTACATCATCAGTGTGTCCCTCCCCTTGTCCATAG AGACATTCAAGCAGGCAGCATACTTCTCGACGACAAGTTTGAAGTGAGGTTAGGAAGCCTTTATAAAGTCTGTGCTGAAGAAAAAGACATTGCTCCGAATACCATTGCTAGGTTAGGGTG GGGATCCAACCAAGGCACTCCTG GTACGTCTAATGCAAGTTATGCAACATGTGCCTATGATGTTTATAGCTTTGGGAAAGTTTTGCTCGAGCTAGTCACGAGAAAGCAGGGTTTTAGTGCAACTGAAAATTCCATCATGAAGGATTGGATGGAAAATGTGCTGGCTTATATCATTCCTGATAAAGAGGAACTCCTTGTAAACATTGTGGAGTCGACTTTATCCTCGGATAAGCATCTTTTGTCCCAAGTATTGGCAGTTTCATTTATCGCTAAGGCATGTCTCAGTCCTGAATCTTCTGAAAGGCCCCATATGGCACATATACTTTTGGCCTTAGATCATATTATATCAGCAAGGTTTGGTGGTGAAAATTTCAAGCCTATTGGTCATCATGGCTCAGAGAGTACAGCTCTGGTGATTGCAAAGATACTACAGGAATCTGAAATAGTAG GAAGGATGCCAAAGGCAACTGGCAATGCAACACTAGGCAGCCGCACTGCCTTAAAAGAGGGTTATCAAAATGGGGGCAGCTTTGTTCATCCCAAGTTGACTATTTTCTCTTATTCTGAACTCATGGTTGCAACCAGAGGTTTCAGGAGTGATGCAGTGCTGAGAGAAGGCGAATTCAGTGCAATAACCCAAGCTTGGCTTCAAGACAAATCCACATCAAAGAGTAGCAGTGAAGCACTAGTTGCTGTTAGAAAATTTTACTCTCAAAATATGCTACTATTAAATGATTGGCAG TCTCGGGTATGCTTGCTTGGAAGGCTCTCACATCCAAACTTAGTTGAGTTCCTTGGATATTGTTTGGAAGACAAAGAGCTATTCGTTGTTCATGAATATATGCAAAATGGCAGCCTAGAGAACCATCTCTTTAGAA CAAGCTCCGATGTTCGGCCACTTTCTTGGGACATAAGAATTAAGATCCTAATTGGAGCAGCTCGAGGCCTGGCATTCTTGCATGCGGCAGAGTGGCAAGGTTACTATGAATACTTCGGCACCTCAGACATCTTGCTTGATGGT TCTTACAATGCCAAGATATCAGGTATTGGCACAACAAAGATTGTTCGTCGAAATGTCTTTAATGAAGTACATCCTCTTTGGTATGAAAGGGGAAAGTATTTTAATGCTCCTCCTGAGTATGATCTGAGAAAAAAATATCCCAACAG GGCTTATGAATGTGAAGGGCGATGTGTTTGGTTTTGGTGTGGTATTGGCTGA
- the LOC113748641 gene encoding probable LRR receptor-like serine/threonine-protein kinase At2g16250 isoform X3 — translation MPNKDLSTCLSRKNISGNNTQSPFLDWITRLKIATEVAESLYYLHHQCVPPLVHRDIQAGSILLDDKFEVRLGSLYKVCAEEKDIAPNTIARLGWGSNQGTPGTSNASYATCAYDVYSFGKVLLELVTRKQGFSATENSIMKDWMENVLAYIIPDKEELLVNIVESTLSSDKHLLSQVLAVSFIAKACLSPESSERPHMAHILLALDHIISARFGGENFKPIGHHGSESTALVIAKILQESEIVGRMPKATGNATLGSRTALKEGYQNGGSFVHPKLTIFSYSELMVATRGFRSDAVLREGEFSAITQAWLQDKSTSKSSSEALVAVRKFYSQNMLLLNDWQSRVCLLGRLSHPNLVEFLGYCLEDKELFVVHEYMQNGSLENHLFRSEQAPMFGHFLGT, via the exons AGGTTGAAGATAGCAACTGAAGTTGCTGAGAGTTTGTATTATCTACATCATCAGTGTGTCCCTCCCCTTGTCCATAG AGACATTCAAGCAGGCAGCATACTTCTCGACGACAAGTTTGAAGTGAGGTTAGGAAGCCTTTATAAAGTCTGTGCTGAAGAAAAAGACATTGCTCCGAATACCATTGCTAGGTTAGGGTG GGGATCCAACCAAGGCACTCCTG GTACGTCTAATGCAAGTTATGCAACATGTGCCTATGATGTTTATAGCTTTGGGAAAGTTTTGCTCGAGCTAGTCACGAGAAAGCAGGGTTTTAGTGCAACTGAAAATTCCATCATGAAGGATTGGATGGAAAATGTGCTGGCTTATATCATTCCTGATAAAGAGGAACTCCTTGTAAACATTGTGGAGTCGACTTTATCCTCGGATAAGCATCTTTTGTCCCAAGTATTGGCAGTTTCATTTATCGCTAAGGCATGTCTCAGTCCTGAATCTTCTGAAAGGCCCCATATGGCACATATACTTTTGGCCTTAGATCATATTATATCAGCAAGGTTTGGTGGTGAAAATTTCAAGCCTATTGGTCATCATGGCTCAGAGAGTACAGCTCTGGTGATTGCAAAGATACTACAGGAATCTGAAATAGTAG GAAGGATGCCAAAGGCAACTGGCAATGCAACACTAGGCAGCCGCACTGCCTTAAAAGAGGGTTATCAAAATGGGGGCAGCTTTGTTCATCCCAAGTTGACTATTTTCTCTTATTCTGAACTCATGGTTGCAACCAGAGGTTTCAGGAGTGATGCAGTGCTGAGAGAAGGCGAATTCAGTGCAATAACCCAAGCTTGGCTTCAAGACAAATCCACATCAAAGAGTAGCAGTGAAGCACTAGTTGCTGTTAGAAAATTTTACTCTCAAAATATGCTACTATTAAATGATTGGCAG TCTCGGGTATGCTTGCTTGGAAGGCTCTCACATCCAAACTTAGTTGAGTTCCTTGGATATTGTTTGGAAGACAAAGAGCTATTCGTTGTTCATGAATATATGCAAAATGGCAGCCTAGAGAACCATCTCTTTAGAAGTGAG CAAGCTCCGATGTTCGGCCACTTTCTTGGGACATAA